In one window of Hyla sarda isolate aHylSar1 chromosome 1, aHylSar1.hap1, whole genome shotgun sequence DNA:
- the LOC130298714 gene encoding zinc finger protein 260-like has translation MERDRNKMANRIINLTLQILFRLTGEDYTVVKKSSSGRCRAPVCEGWGRTLSPIPGPPPHSLIHEEMDEQKILELIYKMMELLTGEVPIRCQDVAVYFSMEEWEYIEGHKDQYKDQVMMEDQQPLTSPVRSSKRTAPERCPRPLLPQDDQGEDWNNINAAETDVSGDEQYKEDIPTGRDLIFINTTDIKEEEGTDVKGDEQYKEDIPTGDFPDVCIRTSEESYISSDFIADDGLTQNTYEEDSIVSDIPSALHSQDLSSLNKILPSGSSHCVKQNKGPRRGVERQLVEKSYSCLECGKCFSVKSHFVEHQRTHTGEKPFSCSECGKCFTGRSDLAKHRRFHTGEKPFSCSECGKCFTLKSDLVRHRRTHTGEKPFSCSECGKSCSQKSDLVKHQRTHTGEKPFSCTECGKCYTVKSHLVEHQRIHTGAKPFSCPQCGKCFSRRSNLVVHERSHTGEKTYPCSECGKCFNDKSNLARHQRIHTGEKPFSCLDCGKCFTQKSYLLRHQIIHTGEKPFSCSECGKCCSQKSDLVKHQRTHTGEKPYSCLECGKHFSVKSHLVEHQKTHTGEKPFSCSECGKCFTVKSNLVKHQRSHTGENPFSCSECGKCFPVITHLIEHERAHRGEKPFLCSECGKYFSQKSHLIRHQITHTGEKPFSCPECGKCCSQKSDLVKHMRIHTGEKPYSCTECGKCYSVQSHLVVHQKTHTGEKPYSCSECGKCFTLKSTLIRHQRIHTVENPFSCSECGKCFTVISHLIEHQRIHTEEKPFSCF, from the exons atggagagagacaggaacaagatggccaacaggatcataaacctcaccctacagatactcttccggcttactggagag gattacacagtagtgaagaagtcctctagtgggcgctgtcgggcccctgtgtgtgaaggatggggaagaaccctgagcccaatcccggggcccccacctcactccctgatacatgaggaaatggatgaacagaagatcctagaactcatctacaagatgatggagctgctgactggagag gttcctataaggtgtcaggacgtggcggtctatttctccatggaggagtgggagtatatagaaggacacaaggatcagtacaaggatcaggtgatgatggaggatcagcagcccctcacatcaccag tcagatccagtaagagaacagcaccagagaggtgtccccgtcctcttcttccacaggatgatcag ggagaagattggaacaatattaatgctgcagagacagatgtgagcggtgatgagcagtataaggaggacattcctacagggagagATCTGATCTTtattaatactacagacataaaggaagaagaagggaCAGATGTGaagggtgatgagcagtataaggaggacattcctacaggtgaCTTTCCAG ATGTCTGTATCAGGACCTCAGAGGAAAGTTATATATCTTCAGATTTTATAGCAGATGATGGCCTTACACAAAACACATATGAAGAAGATTCCATTGTCTCGGATataccctcagcccttcacagccaagatctgtcatctttGAACAAGATCCTACCTTCTGGTTCTTCACATTGTGTAAAGCAAAATAAAGGCCCCAGAAGGGGTGTTGAACGTCAATTAGTAGAGAAATCgtattcatgtttagaatgtgggaaatgttttagtgttaaatcacattttgttgaacatcaaagaactcacacaggggagaagccattttcatgttcagaatgtggaaaatgttttactgggaGATCGGATCTTGCTAAACATCGGAgatttcacacaggggagaagcccttttcatgttcggagtgtgggaaatgttttactttgaaATCAGATCTTGTCAGACAtcgaagaactcacacaggagagaagccgttttcatgttcagaatgtggaaaaagttgttctcagaaatcagatcttgttaaacaccagagaactcacacaggagagaagccattttcatgtacaGAATGCGGGAAATGTTATACCGTTAAATcccatcttgttgaacatcaaagaattcacacaggagcaaagccattttcatgccctcagtgtgggaaatgtttcagtCGAAGATCAAATCTTGTTGTACATGAGAGGAGTCACACAG GGGAAAAGACatatccatgttcagaatgtgggaaatgttttaatgaCAAATCGAATCTTGCcagacatcaaagaattcacacaggagagaagccattttcatgtttagattgtgggaaatgttttacccaaaaatcatatCTTTTGAGGCACCAgataattcacacaggagagaagccattttcatgttcagaatgtgggaaatgttgctctcagaaatcagatcttgttaaacatcaaagaactcacacaggggagaagccatattcatgtttagaatgtgggaaacaTTTTAGCGTTAAATCGCATCTTGTTgagcatcaaaaaactcacacaggggagaagccattttcatgttcagaatgtggaaaatgttttacagtaaaatcaaatcttgttaaacatcagagaagtcacacaggagagaatccattttcatgttcagaatgtggaaaatgtttcccTGTGATAACTCATCTTATTGAGCATGAAAGAGCTCAccgaggggagaagccatttttatgttcagaatgtggaaaatatttttctcaGAAATCACATCTTATAAGACATCAgataactcacacaggggagaagcctttttcatgtccagaatgtgggaaatgttgttctcagaaatcagatcttgttaaacatatgagaattcacacaggggagaagccgtatTCCTGTactgaatgtggaaaatgttacaGCGTCCAATCacatcttgttgtacatcaaaagactcacacaggagagaagccgtattcttgttcagaatgtgggaaatgttttacattgaAATCAACTCTTATTAGACACCAGAGAATACACACAGTGGAGAATCCATTTTCATGttcggaatgtgggaaatgttttactgtgaTATCACATCTCAtagaacatcaaagaattcacactgaAGAGAAGCCGTTTTCCTGTTTTTAA